One Drosophila kikkawai strain 14028-0561.14 chromosome 3L, DkikHiC1v2, whole genome shotgun sequence genomic window carries:
- the Hipk gene encoding homeodomain-interacting protein kinase 2 isoform X3, with amino-acid sequence MFRLTCLCVEKAKEKQRRRKEAYEKCKWNFHARHHVGSKCTETTTRNRKTDCDCGCVDSYNSSHGPQDSSTAAAAAGAGSGGSRAGVGTEAGAGSGPDAISFKTAHTKVATSGGHANTQPPSKRSSSGADGDYQLVQHEVLYSLSAEYEVLEFLGRGTFGQVVKCWKRGTSEIVAIKILKNHPSYARQGQIEVSILSRLSQENADEFNFVRAFECFQHKNHTCLVFEMLEQNLYDFLKQNKFSPLPLKYIRPILEQVLTALLKLKQLGLIHADLKPENIMLVDPVRQPYRVKVIDFGSASHVSKTVCNTYLQSRYYRAPEIILGLPFCEAIDMWSLGCVVAELFLGWPLYPGSSEFDQIRYISQTQGLPTEHMLNSASKTSKFFYRDVDSTYPFWRLKTTEEHEAETNTKSKEARKYIFNCLDDIGQVNVPTDLEGGQLLAEKTDRREFIDLLKRMLTIDQERRLTPAEALNHSFTRLTHLVDYVYCNNVKASVQMMEVCRRGDFHTVQPASTLVTNFVPSSTENMTFTINNQLTSQVQRLVRDGRPLAYEGLYQIYNGRSVARQYPQARTDSFQHQLVSNILCPPSYQAMPSPTKHVVVGSATMQPPLQVPPQQYVNVPVPVSMVEPTSGQRMLLTNRVQASGVAWPQTGRQMALVPSWPQQAPAHSLIVDSTPLFNVEEIYPKHHLNLPRNDLKKESPAHHLAKGNSYRAPRHEKKEHQQLSPVKKRVKESSPPHQQRYQRTAHVSPQYHAHHNCSYGNGGGGGGGGGYSASAGSVVASSAASASNIVNVGSSSSHHHHAPVAHAQPSYSSSSSSAHHIVSNCNANGGYPQPPAHAHQQHPHAAQPHPQQNPSQHPQQQLPLPQHVKQPTITIHDTPSPTAVITISDSEDEGGDGLGVGGVGQVPVVKQRAHAQSQTSSSLLQQQQHAPSSNSSCSRSSAHQQTQHPQHQQQQQQITYGDHDPEDARRRHHAAAAAAVGSPKHHHTHHQHQPALQQPAPPPQQQQQHQYQPQQQQPPPQQVQPSIKYEPGQSQKKRILAMAQSECGYQPQVPSQPPSSASLPHIPTKQEPAEFYPDYAAAAPPPPQQQQQQLDTKRSSWAPTSSAAPPLAHPKREAPSAAPISYVAPSVAPPLAHSKSSSASSSSSISAAAAAAAAAAAAAAASVGPPSWGAPQVYRQPSQPPPGSVALSVGVQPPPVAPHPHHTHSHSGHHHHQAGTPLGGSPSSTAAAALLQPDIYGQGDIYRRPTVFVSQAAPSYAYTNRAVVAPPPAHNSSSRQVIPSHPLPAHIQIPTQYSQFGPLSPAQVAASKHAAHFAPTNIWYGAE; translated from the exons ATTGCGATTGCGGCTGCGTAGACTCGTACAATTCCAGCCACGGCCCGCAGGACTcgtcaacagcagcagcggcagcgggaGCGGGATCTGGAGGATCGAGAGCTGGAGTGGGAACGGAAGCGGGAGCGGGCTCAGGACCAGACGCAATCAGCTTCAAGACGGCGCACACAAAGGTCGCCACCTCGGGGGGCCATGCCAACACGCAGCCCCCCAGCAAGAGGTCCAGCAGTGGAGCAGATGGCGACTATCAGCTGGTGCAGCACGAGGTCCTTTACTCCCTTTCGGCGGAGTATGAG GTGCTGGAGTTCTTGGGACGCGGCACCTTTGGCCAGGTGGTCAAGTGCTGGAAACGCGGCACCTCCGAAATCGTGGCCATCAAGATCCTGAAGAATCATCCCTCGTATGCGCGCCAAGGCCAGATCGAGGTCTCGATCCTCTCGCGGCTCAGCCAGGAAAATGCCGACGAGTTCAACTTTGTGCGGGCCTTCGAGTGTTTCCAGCACAAGAATCACACCTGCTTGGTTTTTGAGATGCTCGAGCAGAACCTCTATGACTTTCTCAAGCAGAACAAGTTCTCGCCGCTGCCCCTCAAGTACATAAGGCCCATCCTGGAGCAG GTATTGACGGCCCTGTTGAAGCTGAAGCAACTGGGCCTGATCCATGCCGATCTGAAGCCGGAGAACATCATGCTGGTTGACCCAGTGCGTCAACCGTACCGCGTCAAGGTGATTGACTTTGGCAGCGCCTCCCATGTCAGTAAGACGGTCTGCAACACGTACCTGCAGTCGCGCTACTACCGCGCCCCCGAAATCATCCTGGGCCTGCCCTTCTGCGAGGCCATCGACATGTGGTCGCTGGGCTGTGTGGTGGCGGAACTCTTCCTCGGCTGGCCCCTGTACCCGGGCAGCTCGGAGTTCGACCAGATCCGCTACATCTCGCAGACGCAGGGCTTGCCCACGGAGCACATGCTGAACAGCGCCTCCAAGACGTCCAAGTTCTTTTACCGCGACGTCGACTCCACGTATCCCTTCTGGCGGTTGAAGACCACCGAGGAGCACGAGGCGGAGACGAATACGAAAAGCAAGGAGGCGCGCAAGTACATCTTCAACTGTCTGGATGACATTGGTCAGGTGAATGTGCCCACGGATCTGGAGGGTGGTCAGCTGCTGGCGGAGAAGACAGACCGAAGGGAGTTCATTGATCTGCTGAAGCGCATGCTGACCATTGACCAAGAGCGCCGCCTGACGCCCGCCGAGGCGCTGAATCACTCGTTCACGCGCCTGACCCACCTGGTGGACTATGTGTACTGCAACAATGTCAAGGCCTCGGTCCAGATGATGGAGGTGTGCCGGCGGGGCGATTTCCACAC AGTCCAGCCTGCCTCGACGCTGGTGACCAACTTTGTGCCCTCGAGCACCGAGAACATGACCTTCACCATCAACAACCAGCTGACCAGCCAGGTGCAGCGCCTCGTCCGCGACGGCCGGCCCTTGGCCTACGAGGGCCTGTACCAGATCTACAACGGACGCAGCGTGGCCAGGCAGTACCCGCAGGCGCGGACGGACAGCTTCCAGCACCAGCTGGTGTCGAACATTCTATGCCCGCCCTCCTACCAGGCCATGCCCAGTCCCACCAAGCATGTGGTTGTGGGCAGTGCCACCATGCAGCCACCGTTGCAGGTACCGCCGCAGCAGTATGTCAATGTCCCGGTGCCGGTGTCCATGGTGGAGCCCACCTCGGGTCAGCGGATGTTGCTGACCAACCGGGTGCAGGCCAGCGGTGTGGCCTGGCCGCAGACCGGCAGGCAAATGGCCTTGGTGCCGTCGTGGCCACAGCAGGCGCCCGCCCACTCGCTCATCGTGGATTCGACGCCGCTGTTCAACGTGGAGGAGATCTATCCGAAGCACCACCTCAACTTGCCACGCAACGATCTCAAGAAGGAGTCGCCGGCTCACCATCTAGC CAAGGGCAACTCATATCGTGCGCCGCGGCACGAGAAGAAGGAGCACCAGCAACTGTCGCCGGTGAAAAAGCGGGTGAAGGAGAGCTCGCCGCCGCATCAGCAGCGCTACCAACGCACCGCCCACGTCTCGCCGCAGTACCATGCGCACCACAATTGCAGTTATGGCAacgggggaggaggaggaggtggtggtggctaCAGCGCCAGCGCGGGATCGGTGGTGGCCTCCTCGGCAGCCTCCGCCAGCA ACATTGTCAACGTTGGCTCTTCGAGCTCACACCATCACCATGCACCGGTGGCCCATGCCCAGCCCAGCtacagcagctcctcctcgtcggcCCATCACATTGTGAGCAACTGCAACGCCAACGGAGGCTATCCACAGCCGCCGGCCCACGCCCACCAGCAGCATCCGCATGCAGCGCAGCCCCATCCCCAGCAGAATCCCAGCCAGCATCCGCAGCAACAgttgccgctgccgcagcATGTAAAGCAGCCGACGATCACCATTCACGACACGCCCTCGCCCACGGCCGTGATTACGATCTCCGACAGCGAGGACGAGGGCGGTGATGGTCTGGGAGTGGGAGGAGTGGGCCAGGTGCCGGTGGTCAAGCAGAGGGCGCATGCCCAGTCGCAGACGAGCAGCAgtttgctgcagcagcagcagcacgcgCCCAGCTCTAACTCCTcgtgcagcaggagcagcgccCACCAGCAGACGCAACATccgcagcatcagcagcagcagcagcagataaCTTATG GTGACCACGATCCGGAGGATGCTCGCCGTCGTCAtcatgccgccgccgcagccgccgtGGGAAGCCCCAAGCATCATCATACGCATCACCAGCACCAGCCGGCCTTGCAGCAACCTGCTCCTCcgccgcaacagcagcagcaacatcagtatcagccgcagcagcagcagcctccacCCCAGCAGGTGCAGCCCAGCATTAAGTACGAGCCCGGTCAGTCGCAGAAGAAGCGCATCCTGGCCATGGCCCAGAGCGAGTGTGGCTACCAGCCGCAGGTGCCCAGCCAGCCGCCGTCCTCCGCCAGCTTGCCGCACATTCCCACAAAGCAGGAGCCGGCCGAGTTTTATCCAGATTACGCAGCGGCCGCTCCTCCGCcgccacagcaacagcagcagcagctggacacGAAGCGCTCGTCCTGGGCGCCCACCTCCTCGGCGGCTCCGCCTTTAGCCCATCCGAAAAGAGAGGCCCCATCGGCGGCACCCATCAGCTATGTGGCCCCGTCGGTGGCCCCACCGCTGGCCCACTCCAAGAGCAGCTCCGCCTCATCTTCGTCGTCGATCAGTGCGgcggctgcagcagcggctgctgcagctgcggcAGCAGCGGCCAGCGTGGGTCCACCTTCGTGGGGTGCTCCGCAAGTCTACCGGCAGCCATCGCAACCGCCGCCAGGCAGCGTGGCGCTAAGCGTGGGAGTTCAGCCGCCGCCAGTGGCTCCGCATCCGCACCACACGCACAGTCACAGcggccatcatcatcaccaggCGGGCACACCGTTGGGCGGATCGCCGTCCTCGACAGCGGCGGCTGCCCTGCTGCAGCCGGATATCTACGGCCAGGGCGACATTTATCGCCGGCCCACGGTCTTTGTGTCGCAGGCGGCGCCCAGCTATGCGTACACCAATCGGGCAGTGGTGGCCCCACCGCCGGCTCACAACAGCTCCAGTCGTCAG GTGATACCATCGCACCCGCTACCGGCGCACATCCAGATACCCACCCAGTACAGCCAGTTTGGACCGCTCAGTCCTGCCCAGGTAGCAGCCAGCAAGCACGCGGCGCACTTTGCGCCCACCAACATATGGTATGGGGCTGAGTAG
- the Hipk gene encoding homeodomain-interacting protein kinase 2 isoform X2 encodes MCVLAQPKNIYTNTYILYLAVRLTCLCVEKAKEKQRRRKEAYEKCKWNFHARHHVGSKCTETTTRNRKTDCDCGCVDSYNSSHGPQDSSTAAAAAGAGSGGSRAGVGTEAGAGSGPDAISFKTAHTKVATSGGHANTQPPSKRSSSGADGDYQLVQHEVLYSLSAEYEVLEFLGRGTFGQVVKCWKRGTSEIVAIKILKNHPSYARQGQIEVSILSRLSQENADEFNFVRAFECFQHKNHTCLVFEMLEQNLYDFLKQNKFSPLPLKYIRPILEQVLTALLKLKQLGLIHADLKPENIMLVDPVRQPYRVKVIDFGSASHVSKTVCNTYLQSRYYRAPEIILGLPFCEAIDMWSLGCVVAELFLGWPLYPGSSEFDQIRYISQTQGLPTEHMLNSASKTSKFFYRDVDSTYPFWRLKTTEEHEAETNTKSKEARKYIFNCLDDIGQVNVPTDLEGGQLLAEKTDRREFIDLLKRMLTIDQERRLTPAEALNHSFTRLTHLVDYVYCNNVKASVQMMEVCRRGDFHTVQPASTLVTNFVPSSTENMTFTINNQLTSQVQRLVRDGRPLAYEGLYQIYNGRSVARQYPQARTDSFQHQLVSNILCPPSYQAMPSPTKHVVVGSATMQPPLQVPPQQYVNVPVPVSMVEPTSGQRMLLTNRVQASGVAWPQTGRQMALVPSWPQQAPAHSLIVDSTPLFNVEEIYPKHHLNLPRNDLKKESPAHHLAKGNSYRAPRHEKKEHQQLSPVKKRVKESSPPHQQRYQRTAHVSPQYHAHHNCSYGNGGGGGGGGGYSASAGSVVASSAASASNIVNVGSSSSHHHHAPVAHAQPSYSSSSSSAHHIVSNCNANGGYPQPPAHAHQQHPHAAQPHPQQNPSQHPQQQLPLPQHVKQPTITIHDTPSPTAVITISDSEDEGGDGLGVGGVGQVPVVKQRAHAQSQTSSSLLQQQQHAPSSNSSCSRSSAHQQTQHPQHQQQQQQITYGDHDPEDARRRHHAAAAAAVGSPKHHHTHHQHQPALQQPAPPPQQQQQHQYQPQQQQPPPQQVQPSIKYEPGQSQKKRILAMAQSECGYQPQVPSQPPSSASLPHIPTKQEPAEFYPDYAAAAPPPPQQQQQQLDTKRSSWAPTSSAAPPLAHPKREAPSAAPISYVAPSVAPPLAHSKSSSASSSSSISAAAAAAAAAAAAAAASVGPPSWGAPQVYRQPSQPPPGSVALSVGVQPPPVAPHPHHTHSHSGHHHHQAGTPLGGSPSSTAAAALLQPDIYGQGDIYRRPTVFVSQAAPSYAYTNRAVVAPPPAHNSSSRQVIPSHPLPAHIQIPTQYSQFGPLSPAQVAASKHAAHFAPTNIWYGAE; translated from the exons ATTGCGATTGCGGCTGCGTAGACTCGTACAATTCCAGCCACGGCCCGCAGGACTcgtcaacagcagcagcggcagcgggaGCGGGATCTGGAGGATCGAGAGCTGGAGTGGGAACGGAAGCGGGAGCGGGCTCAGGACCAGACGCAATCAGCTTCAAGACGGCGCACACAAAGGTCGCCACCTCGGGGGGCCATGCCAACACGCAGCCCCCCAGCAAGAGGTCCAGCAGTGGAGCAGATGGCGACTATCAGCTGGTGCAGCACGAGGTCCTTTACTCCCTTTCGGCGGAGTATGAG GTGCTGGAGTTCTTGGGACGCGGCACCTTTGGCCAGGTGGTCAAGTGCTGGAAACGCGGCACCTCCGAAATCGTGGCCATCAAGATCCTGAAGAATCATCCCTCGTATGCGCGCCAAGGCCAGATCGAGGTCTCGATCCTCTCGCGGCTCAGCCAGGAAAATGCCGACGAGTTCAACTTTGTGCGGGCCTTCGAGTGTTTCCAGCACAAGAATCACACCTGCTTGGTTTTTGAGATGCTCGAGCAGAACCTCTATGACTTTCTCAAGCAGAACAAGTTCTCGCCGCTGCCCCTCAAGTACATAAGGCCCATCCTGGAGCAG GTATTGACGGCCCTGTTGAAGCTGAAGCAACTGGGCCTGATCCATGCCGATCTGAAGCCGGAGAACATCATGCTGGTTGACCCAGTGCGTCAACCGTACCGCGTCAAGGTGATTGACTTTGGCAGCGCCTCCCATGTCAGTAAGACGGTCTGCAACACGTACCTGCAGTCGCGCTACTACCGCGCCCCCGAAATCATCCTGGGCCTGCCCTTCTGCGAGGCCATCGACATGTGGTCGCTGGGCTGTGTGGTGGCGGAACTCTTCCTCGGCTGGCCCCTGTACCCGGGCAGCTCGGAGTTCGACCAGATCCGCTACATCTCGCAGACGCAGGGCTTGCCCACGGAGCACATGCTGAACAGCGCCTCCAAGACGTCCAAGTTCTTTTACCGCGACGTCGACTCCACGTATCCCTTCTGGCGGTTGAAGACCACCGAGGAGCACGAGGCGGAGACGAATACGAAAAGCAAGGAGGCGCGCAAGTACATCTTCAACTGTCTGGATGACATTGGTCAGGTGAATGTGCCCACGGATCTGGAGGGTGGTCAGCTGCTGGCGGAGAAGACAGACCGAAGGGAGTTCATTGATCTGCTGAAGCGCATGCTGACCATTGACCAAGAGCGCCGCCTGACGCCCGCCGAGGCGCTGAATCACTCGTTCACGCGCCTGACCCACCTGGTGGACTATGTGTACTGCAACAATGTCAAGGCCTCGGTCCAGATGATGGAGGTGTGCCGGCGGGGCGATTTCCACAC AGTCCAGCCTGCCTCGACGCTGGTGACCAACTTTGTGCCCTCGAGCACCGAGAACATGACCTTCACCATCAACAACCAGCTGACCAGCCAGGTGCAGCGCCTCGTCCGCGACGGCCGGCCCTTGGCCTACGAGGGCCTGTACCAGATCTACAACGGACGCAGCGTGGCCAGGCAGTACCCGCAGGCGCGGACGGACAGCTTCCAGCACCAGCTGGTGTCGAACATTCTATGCCCGCCCTCCTACCAGGCCATGCCCAGTCCCACCAAGCATGTGGTTGTGGGCAGTGCCACCATGCAGCCACCGTTGCAGGTACCGCCGCAGCAGTATGTCAATGTCCCGGTGCCGGTGTCCATGGTGGAGCCCACCTCGGGTCAGCGGATGTTGCTGACCAACCGGGTGCAGGCCAGCGGTGTGGCCTGGCCGCAGACCGGCAGGCAAATGGCCTTGGTGCCGTCGTGGCCACAGCAGGCGCCCGCCCACTCGCTCATCGTGGATTCGACGCCGCTGTTCAACGTGGAGGAGATCTATCCGAAGCACCACCTCAACTTGCCACGCAACGATCTCAAGAAGGAGTCGCCGGCTCACCATCTAGC CAAGGGCAACTCATATCGTGCGCCGCGGCACGAGAAGAAGGAGCACCAGCAACTGTCGCCGGTGAAAAAGCGGGTGAAGGAGAGCTCGCCGCCGCATCAGCAGCGCTACCAACGCACCGCCCACGTCTCGCCGCAGTACCATGCGCACCACAATTGCAGTTATGGCAacgggggaggaggaggaggtggtggtggctaCAGCGCCAGCGCGGGATCGGTGGTGGCCTCCTCGGCAGCCTCCGCCAGCA ACATTGTCAACGTTGGCTCTTCGAGCTCACACCATCACCATGCACCGGTGGCCCATGCCCAGCCCAGCtacagcagctcctcctcgtcggcCCATCACATTGTGAGCAACTGCAACGCCAACGGAGGCTATCCACAGCCGCCGGCCCACGCCCACCAGCAGCATCCGCATGCAGCGCAGCCCCATCCCCAGCAGAATCCCAGCCAGCATCCGCAGCAACAgttgccgctgccgcagcATGTAAAGCAGCCGACGATCACCATTCACGACACGCCCTCGCCCACGGCCGTGATTACGATCTCCGACAGCGAGGACGAGGGCGGTGATGGTCTGGGAGTGGGAGGAGTGGGCCAGGTGCCGGTGGTCAAGCAGAGGGCGCATGCCCAGTCGCAGACGAGCAGCAgtttgctgcagcagcagcagcacgcgCCCAGCTCTAACTCCTcgtgcagcaggagcagcgccCACCAGCAGACGCAACATccgcagcatcagcagcagcagcagcagataaCTTATG GTGACCACGATCCGGAGGATGCTCGCCGTCGTCAtcatgccgccgccgcagccgccgtGGGAAGCCCCAAGCATCATCATACGCATCACCAGCACCAGCCGGCCTTGCAGCAACCTGCTCCTCcgccgcaacagcagcagcaacatcagtatcagccgcagcagcagcagcctccacCCCAGCAGGTGCAGCCCAGCATTAAGTACGAGCCCGGTCAGTCGCAGAAGAAGCGCATCCTGGCCATGGCCCAGAGCGAGTGTGGCTACCAGCCGCAGGTGCCCAGCCAGCCGCCGTCCTCCGCCAGCTTGCCGCACATTCCCACAAAGCAGGAGCCGGCCGAGTTTTATCCAGATTACGCAGCGGCCGCTCCTCCGCcgccacagcaacagcagcagcagctggacacGAAGCGCTCGTCCTGGGCGCCCACCTCCTCGGCGGCTCCGCCTTTAGCCCATCCGAAAAGAGAGGCCCCATCGGCGGCACCCATCAGCTATGTGGCCCCGTCGGTGGCCCCACCGCTGGCCCACTCCAAGAGCAGCTCCGCCTCATCTTCGTCGTCGATCAGTGCGgcggctgcagcagcggctgctgcagctgcggcAGCAGCGGCCAGCGTGGGTCCACCTTCGTGGGGTGCTCCGCAAGTCTACCGGCAGCCATCGCAACCGCCGCCAGGCAGCGTGGCGCTAAGCGTGGGAGTTCAGCCGCCGCCAGTGGCTCCGCATCCGCACCACACGCACAGTCACAGcggccatcatcatcaccaggCGGGCACACCGTTGGGCGGATCGCCGTCCTCGACAGCGGCGGCTGCCCTGCTGCAGCCGGATATCTACGGCCAGGGCGACATTTATCGCCGGCCCACGGTCTTTGTGTCGCAGGCGGCGCCCAGCTATGCGTACACCAATCGGGCAGTGGTGGCCCCACCGCCGGCTCACAACAGCTCCAGTCGTCAG GTGATACCATCGCACCCGCTACCGGCGCACATCCAGATACCCACCCAGTACAGCCAGTTTGGACCGCTCAGTCCTGCCCAGGTAGCAGCCAGCAAGCACGCGGCGCACTTTGCGCCCACCAACATATGGTATGGGGCTGAGTAG